In one window of Gemmatimonadota bacterium DNA:
- a CDS encoding radical SAM protein: MNVLLISCYELGHQPYGVASAGAHLLAGGRHQVECLDLAVEVLDEAKVHRADFVGISTPMHTAIRLGVKAGELVRGLNPRCHICYFGLYASLNEDYLLDGIADSVIGGEFETPLTQHVDRLAENGSPAPGGVSLAELRGPPNLSRQQFLPPARHLLPPLEKYARLRTSEGELRLVGHVEASRGCAHRCRHCPIPAVYEGRLRIVQREVVLADIDNLVHMGAQHINFGDPDFLNGVKHSLGIVREMRNRHPELSFDFTAKIEHLIQHRDAVMELAALGCVFVLSAVESVDDRVLRYLDKGHTRDDVVAALEITRAADVALRPSLLPFTPWTTLSGYLELLDFVQDHDLVYQLDPVQYSIRLLLPPGSWLLDIPEIQPHVGSLIQEDFMYTWRHPDPRVDMLQRQVARAAEEAAGSGEDPATTFNRIKELALSTILGQPTVARPRYRRRSARPPHLTEAWFC, from the coding sequence ATGAACGTGCTCCTCATCTCCTGCTATGAGCTCGGCCATCAGCCGTACGGGGTGGCGTCCGCTGGAGCACACCTACTCGCTGGAGGCCGCCATCAAGTGGAGTGCCTGGATCTCGCCGTGGAGGTTCTCGACGAGGCCAAGGTCCACCGAGCTGACTTTGTGGGGATCTCGACTCCCATGCACACGGCGATCCGACTCGGTGTCAAAGCCGGTGAGCTGGTCCGGGGGTTGAATCCGCGGTGCCACATCTGCTACTTCGGGCTCTACGCTTCTCTTAACGAGGACTACCTCCTCGACGGCATAGCCGACAGCGTGATCGGCGGTGAATTTGAGACGCCGCTCACTCAGCACGTCGACCGCTTGGCGGAAAATGGATCGCCCGCCCCCGGAGGCGTCTCTCTCGCTGAGCTGCGCGGTCCGCCGAACCTGTCTCGACAGCAGTTTCTCCCGCCGGCGCGACACTTACTACCTCCCCTGGAGAAGTATGCCCGCCTCAGGACCTCCGAGGGAGAGCTCCGGCTTGTGGGACACGTCGAAGCGAGCCGCGGTTGTGCTCACCGGTGCCGCCACTGCCCGATCCCCGCTGTCTATGAGGGGAGGCTTCGAATAGTTCAGCGGGAGGTCGTGCTCGCAGATATCGACAACCTTGTGCACATGGGTGCGCAGCACATCAACTTTGGTGACCCAGATTTCCTGAACGGTGTGAAGCACTCACTCGGGATTGTTCGGGAGATGCGCAACCGCCACCCCGAGCTGAGCTTCGACTTCACGGCCAAGATCGAGCACCTGATCCAGCATCGTGACGCGGTCATGGAGCTCGCAGCGCTGGGGTGCGTCTTCGTTCTGTCCGCCGTGGAGAGTGTGGACGACCGTGTTCTCCGGTATCTCGACAAGGGTCACACCCGCGATGACGTGGTCGCTGCCCTGGAGATTACCCGGGCCGCCGACGTAGCGCTTCGCCCCTCGCTGCTGCCTTTCACGCCTTGGACGACGCTGTCGGGGTATTTGGAGCTGCTCGACTTCGTGCAGGATCACGATCTGGTATATCAGCTCGATCCAGTACAGTACTCCATCAGGCTCCTTCTGCCTCCGGGGTCATGGCTCCTTGACATTCCGGAAATCCAACCCCACGTGGGGAGCCTGATTCAGGAGGACTTCATGTACACGTGGCGGCATCCGGATCCCCGTGTGGACATGCTACAACGGCAGGTCGCTCGAGCCGCTGAAGAAGCGGCCGGCTCCGGTGAAGACCCGGCGACGACCTTCAACCGGATCAAGGAGCTTGCCCTTTCGACTATTCTCGGCCAGCCGACCGTAGCCCGGCCCCGATACCGCCGTCGAAGTGCTAGACCGCCGCATCTGACTGAAGCGTGGTTCTGCTGA
- a CDS encoding DUF309 domain-containing protein — MSDDASLEARLPDPLRQFLELYGASRFWDSHEALEEEWRRSGSDFYQGLILYASAWVHWERRNAHGVRAQLNKTLARLDAYPAAYLGLDVAELRAHCLAVRQEVAENPDGWPDRVTAMPLSLAANRLRGDEVELGE, encoded by the coding sequence GTGTCAGATGACGCCTCACTCGAGGCTCGCCTTCCCGACCCCCTCCGGCAGTTCTTGGAGCTTTACGGAGCGAGTCGCTTCTGGGACAGCCACGAGGCTTTGGAGGAGGAGTGGCGCAGGAGCGGGAGCGACTTCTACCAGGGCCTGATCCTTTATGCCAGCGCATGGGTTCACTGGGAGCGGAGGAACGCTCACGGTGTGCGGGCTCAGCTCAACAAAACCTTGGCGCGTCTGGACGCCTATCCAGCCGCTTACCTCGGGCTCGACGTTGCCGAACTGCGTGCCCACTGCCTTGCGGTACGGCAGGAGGTGGCCGAGAACCCCGATGGCTGGCCCGACCGTGTCACGGCCATGCCGCTCTCCCTCGCCGCGAATCGCCTCCGGGGCGACGAGGTGGAGCTTGGGGAGTGA
- a CDS encoding RNA polymerase sigma factor RpoD/SigA: protein MFSSPHGLDSFDQYLQDVEKYPLIQDRWEERELARRARAGDKEAAERLVTANLRFVISFVTKYQGRGLELSELVCIGNEGLLKAVKKFDPDRGVKFISYAVWWIRQTVLQALAEQTRSVRIPLNQNSNLAKLARTNTQLTQSLGRTPTDAEIASEMEEQVETIRALRRVAASELSLDAPIDRSDRNGASFGERFSGAEASEIEENVEAIACRDFLEAMFEQYLTERERKILYLYYGLDDGEPRTLEVIGSLLGVTRERIRQIRNRAFEKLLESPHGESLSGLWNAN, encoded by the coding sequence ATGTTTTCTTCCCCCCATGGTCTGGATTCGTTCGATCAGTACCTGCAAGACGTAGAGAAATACCCACTCATTCAGGACCGGTGGGAGGAGCGTGAGCTCGCGCGACGGGCGCGCGCTGGGGACAAGGAGGCCGCCGAGCGGCTCGTGACCGCGAACCTCCGGTTCGTGATCTCCTTCGTTACGAAGTACCAGGGCCGAGGTCTCGAGCTCAGCGAGCTCGTGTGCATCGGCAACGAGGGGCTCCTCAAGGCAGTCAAGAAGTTCGATCCGGACAGGGGAGTGAAGTTCATCTCGTACGCCGTGTGGTGGATCCGCCAGACCGTCCTCCAGGCGCTGGCTGAGCAGACCCGCTCGGTGCGCATCCCGCTGAATCAGAACTCGAACCTCGCGAAGCTCGCGCGCACCAACACACAGCTCACGCAGTCGCTCGGCCGCACGCCGACCGACGCCGAGATCGCCAGTGAGATGGAAGAGCAGGTGGAGACCATCCGTGCGCTCCGACGCGTGGCAGCTTCCGAGCTGAGTCTCGACGCCCCCATCGACCGCAGCGACCGTAACGGCGCGAGCTTCGGTGAGCGGTTCTCGGGGGCCGAGGCGTCGGAAATCGAGGAAAACGTCGAAGCGATCGCCTGCAGGGACTTCCTCGAGGCGATGTTCGAGCAGTACCTGACGGAGCGCGAGCGGAAGATCCTCTACCTGTACTACGGCCTCGACGACGGCGAGCCGAGGACCCTGGAGGTGATCGGATCGCTTCTCGGCGTCACACGCGAGCGCATCAGGCAGATACGCAACCGAGCGTTCGAGAAGCTCCTCGAGAGCCCGCACGGCGAATCGCTCTCAGGACTCTGGAACGCCAACTGA
- a CDS encoding ferritin: protein MLDKEIQEAVNEQIRGELYSAYMYLGMSAHFAEQNFDGFARWMRHQAQEELQHAMRLYGYLLERGGHVDLRAVEAPPTKLGKPLEVFEAALAHEKKITTMIHAIYDLARKKKDYATEAHLQWFVTEQVEEEGKAGLAVEQLQLAGDDTSALLMLDHRLGQRSKG from the coding sequence CTGTTGGACAAAGAGATCCAAGAAGCGGTCAACGAACAGATCCGCGGCGAGCTGTACTCCGCGTATATGTACTTGGGTATGTCGGCCCACTTCGCGGAGCAGAACTTCGATGGGTTCGCGCGTTGGATGCGCCACCAGGCCCAGGAAGAGCTGCAACACGCGATGCGGCTCTACGGCTACCTCCTGGAGCGAGGTGGCCACGTGGACCTACGGGCCGTGGAAGCGCCGCCGACGAAGTTGGGCAAGCCGCTGGAGGTCTTCGAGGCCGCCCTAGCCCACGAGAAGAAGATCACCACGATGATCCACGCCATCTACGACCTGGCTCGAAAGAAGAAGGACTACGCCACGGAGGCGCACCTTCAGTGGTTCGTCACCGAGCAGGTCGAGGAGGAGGGCAAAGCGGGACTCGCGGTGGAGCAGCTGCAGCTGGCGGGGGACGACACGTCGGCACTGCTCATGCTGGATCACCGCCTCGGGCAACGTTCTAAGGGGTAG
- a CDS encoding NifU family protein has protein sequence MDPESAKILDGARIDWIETVMESGFKVENPNLEPIGSKPLEGPLADRVQQTIDQYVNPGVAQHGGRVTLVEVRDNIVYLQMGGGCQGCGMASVTLSQGIEKILKEQVPEIVGIQDVTNHSAGDNPYFTAEK, from the coding sequence ATGGACCCCGAGAGCGCGAAGATCCTTGACGGTGCCCGCATCGATTGGATCGAAACCGTGATGGAGAGCGGGTTCAAAGTGGAGAACCCGAACCTGGAGCCGATCGGCTCCAAGCCGTTGGAGGGCCCTCTCGCTGACCGGGTTCAGCAGACGATCGATCAATACGTGAACCCAGGAGTGGCCCAGCATGGCGGGCGCGTAACGTTGGTCGAGGTGAGGGACAACATCGTCTACCTGCAGATGGGCGGGGGCTGCCAGGGGTGCGGAATGGCGTCGGTAACCCTGAGCCAGGGGATCGAGAAAATCCTCAAGGAACAGGTGCCGGAGATCGTGGGCATCCAGGACGTAACCAACCACTCGGCGGGCGATAACCCCTACTTCACCGCCGAGAAGTAG
- a CDS encoding peroxiredoxin translates to MTLRINDTAPDFTAETTQGTISFHDWIGDGWAILFSHPKDFTPVCTTELGAVAALQDDFAARNCKTIGISVDGVSDHEAWSKDIESSQGHAVTYPLIGDPKLEVVQAYDMLPADAGDTSEGRTPADNATARSVFVIGPDKKIKATLTYPMSTGRNFAEILRLLDSCQLTAEKQLATPADWQQGDDVIIAPSVSDEEAKERFPDGWEQPLPYIRLVRQPRDD, encoded by the coding sequence ATGACACTTCGTATCAACGATACCGCGCCGGACTTCACCGCCGAGACCACACAAGGAACGATCAGCTTCCACGACTGGATCGGTGACGGCTGGGCGATTCTCTTCTCGCACCCCAAGGACTTCACCCCCGTATGCACGACAGAGCTAGGTGCTGTCGCGGCACTGCAGGACGACTTCGCTGCCCGCAACTGCAAGACGATCGGAATCAGCGTCGACGGTGTGAGCGACCACGAGGCGTGGTCAAAAGACATCGAGTCGTCGCAGGGTCACGCGGTGACCTACCCGCTGATCGGCGACCCGAAGCTCGAGGTCGTGCAGGCATACGACATGCTGCCCGCCGATGCCGGTGATACGTCGGAGGGCCGCACGCCGGCAGACAATGCCACCGCGCGCTCCGTGTTCGTCATCGGACCCGACAAGAAGATCAAAGCGACGCTTACCTACCCGATGAGTACCGGCCGCAACTTCGCTGAGATCCTACGGCTTCTGGACTCGTGCCAACTGACCGCCGAGAAACAGCTCGCGACGCCCGCGGACTGGCAGCAGGGCGACGACGTGATCATTGCTCCCTCGGTCTCCGACGAGGAGGCGAAGGAGCGATTCCCCGATGGTTGGGAACAGCCGCTACCGTACATCCGACTCGTTCGCCAACCGCGAGACGACTAG
- a CDS encoding carbonic anhydrase: MSVTDELLRNNDAYAEAFDKAELPMPPSRQVAVVACMDARLDVYEILGLELGEAHVIRNAGGVITDDAIRSLVISQRLLGTREIILIHHTDCGMLTFRDDEVKAAITEDVGMRPPFALEAFADPQQDVRQSLRRVRTNPFLPHSEAVRGFVFDVKTGALREVTD, translated from the coding sequence ATGAGCGTTACTGATGAGCTGTTGAGGAACAACGACGCCTACGCCGAAGCGTTCGACAAGGCCGAGCTTCCCATGCCGCCGTCCCGCCAGGTCGCGGTGGTGGCCTGCATGGACGCCCGGCTCGATGTCTACGAGATCCTCGGACTCGAGCTCGGGGAGGCCCACGTGATTCGGAACGCTGGCGGCGTAATTACTGATGACGCGATCCGGTCGCTCGTCATCTCTCAACGCCTGCTCGGGACCCGCGAGATTATCCTGATCCATCACACGGACTGCGGAATGCTCACCTTCCGGGATGACGAGGTCAAAGCCGCGATCACAGAGGATGTGGGCATGAGACCTCCGTTCGCTTTGGAGGCTTTCGCCGACCCGCAGCAGGACGTGCGGCAGTCGCTCAGGCGGGTGAGAACGAACCCATTTCTCCCTCACAGCGAGGCAGTACGCGGCTTCGTCTTCGACGTGAAGACCGGTGCGCTTCGCGAGGTGACTGACTAG
- the murQ gene encoding N-acetylmuramic acid 6-phosphate etherase: MRDPRLTEQRNPRSSRIDELDALGIVDLINAEDGMVAAAVGEEREVIARAIELAEAAFRAGGRLIYVGAGTSGRLGVLDAAEMPPTFGTDPEMVRGIIAGGYEALVRAREGAEDRSEDGEAAIDEIEVSADDFVLGIATSGTTPYVHAALARAHERGAKTGFLLCTRPSKELLEGHDVVIAPLVGPEVITGSTRMKAGTATKLVLNTITTGAMVRLGKVYGNLMVDLQVTCEKLQDRGERILSETLDLERPDAASLLERARGHVKIALVMGRLDVDRDEATRRLEDAAGALNTVLGDLDR; the protein is encoded by the coding sequence ATGCGGGATCCCCGCCTCACAGAACAACGGAACCCCCGGTCCAGCCGCATCGACGAATTGGACGCTCTCGGCATCGTGGACCTGATCAACGCGGAAGACGGCATGGTCGCCGCCGCGGTGGGTGAGGAACGTGAGGTGATCGCCCGTGCGATAGAGCTCGCCGAGGCCGCGTTCCGGGCCGGGGGTCGTCTCATTTACGTGGGCGCAGGCACCTCGGGAAGGCTCGGGGTCCTGGATGCCGCGGAGATGCCACCGACGTTTGGCACCGATCCCGAGATGGTACGAGGCATCATCGCGGGTGGGTACGAGGCGCTCGTCCGCGCGCGGGAGGGTGCCGAGGACCGAAGCGAGGACGGCGAGGCCGCGATCGACGAGATCGAGGTCAGCGCGGACGATTTCGTGCTCGGCATCGCCACCTCGGGCACGACGCCCTATGTGCACGCAGCACTCGCCCGCGCGCATGAGCGTGGGGCCAAGACCGGCTTCTTGCTGTGCACGCGTCCGTCCAAGGAGTTGCTCGAGGGGCACGACGTCGTGATCGCGCCTCTGGTGGGCCCCGAGGTGATCACCGGGTCCACGCGCATGAAGGCCGGTACAGCGACGAAGCTGGTGCTCAACACCATCACGACCGGAGCGATGGTCCGGCTGGGGAAAGTGTACGGCAACCTGATGGTCGATCTCCAGGTTACGTGCGAGAAGCTGCAGGACCGGGGTGAGCGAATTCTGTCCGAGACGCTCGATCTCGAGCGGCCCGACGCGGCGAGCCTGCTCGAACGCGCACGCGGTCACGTGAAGATCGCGCTGGTGATGGGACGCCTGGATGTCGATCGGGACGAAGCGACTCGACGACTCGAGGACGCCGCCGGCGCCCTCAACACGGTGCTGGGAGATCTGGACCGTTGA
- a CDS encoding glycosyltransferase family 39 protein, translating to MSDRRRSRLLALAISLFASAVLVVAAFNPAPHNGGDNAAYVTLAYSLVQHGTYTDLYDPAGLPHTKYPPVFPGLLAVLLLLGVRTWTALKAVTALSTIAAVGFTFLWAERRLGPWPAFGISLLLAISSAVVYYSHWILSDPLFVAFSMAALWALEGADSDDAKWWWIVGGVAAAGLAYFTRSAGLPLLVALFAWFGLRKRWRALGGSAVAIGIPALLWWLRGRGEGVAEYGTEFWMVDPYQPALGTVGIGGLVNRALSNSWAYVSEHGPGGILGGSAGSGGGVAAFGILLTVAALYGWFRSSRERVGVAELFLPLYAGLILLWPEVWSGDRFALPLYPLFFLFAALTLRTITSRVGGMGGSALTVAAMSAVLLPAGRDWIASVQQASACADATRSGGAWACYGSGIADFATAAEWMGEALPEGSAVMTRKPRLFYVLSGIPSRVFPFDDDPAVQLTEADRLGARYLLLDHWDGLAGRYVGGALQRYPQAFCSVRAFGTAEAPTYLIGVRPPAERGFGAPSRGDVQIDGCTTDFALAGAPGVGYSSSTSMRIPLLDRLDP from the coding sequence TTGAGTGACCGTCGTCGTTCGCGCCTGCTCGCGCTCGCGATCAGCCTCTTCGCGTCGGCGGTGTTGGTGGTCGCAGCGTTCAACCCTGCGCCCCACAACGGCGGAGACAACGCGGCGTACGTGACCCTTGCGTACTCACTCGTGCAACACGGTACGTACACGGACCTCTATGATCCCGCCGGCCTCCCGCATACGAAGTATCCGCCTGTCTTTCCAGGCCTTCTCGCGGTCCTGCTCCTGCTCGGCGTCCGGACGTGGACGGCGCTGAAGGCGGTCACTGCGCTCTCAACCATCGCGGCCGTAGGGTTCACGTTTCTTTGGGCCGAGCGCCGGCTCGGTCCATGGCCGGCGTTCGGGATCTCGCTGCTGCTCGCGATCTCCTCAGCGGTCGTGTACTACAGCCACTGGATTCTGTCCGACCCTCTCTTCGTCGCGTTCAGCATGGCCGCGCTCTGGGCTCTGGAGGGCGCGGACTCCGACGACGCGAAGTGGTGGTGGATCGTCGGTGGTGTGGCGGCGGCGGGCCTAGCCTACTTCACGCGCTCGGCCGGTCTGCCGCTCCTGGTCGCTCTGTTCGCCTGGTTCGGACTCAGGAAACGATGGCGTGCGCTGGGCGGCAGCGCGGTCGCGATCGGCATACCGGCACTGCTCTGGTGGTTGCGAGGGCGCGGCGAAGGCGTTGCCGAGTACGGTACCGAGTTCTGGATGGTCGACCCGTATCAGCCGGCGCTCGGCACGGTGGGTATCGGCGGGCTCGTGAACCGCGCGCTCAGCAACTCGTGGGCGTACGTGAGCGAGCACGGTCCCGGAGGAATCCTCGGAGGGAGCGCAGGGAGCGGAGGCGGCGTTGCGGCGTTCGGAATCCTCCTAACGGTCGCGGCGCTCTACGGATGGTTCCGGAGCTCGAGGGAGCGCGTCGGGGTTGCCGAGCTCTTCCTGCCTCTGTATGCCGGCCTGATCCTGCTCTGGCCGGAGGTCTGGTCCGGCGACCGGTTTGCGCTCCCGCTCTATCCGCTCTTCTTCCTCTTCGCTGCGCTTACACTGCGAACGATCACGAGCAGGGTCGGTGGAATGGGCGGGAGCGCTCTCACCGTCGCCGCGATGTCCGCGGTATTGCTCCCGGCAGGCAGGGATTGGATCGCCTCCGTGCAACAGGCCTCCGCTTGTGCCGACGCGACCAGATCCGGAGGTGCGTGGGCCTGCTACGGGTCGGGCATCGCCGACTTCGCTACGGCGGCGGAGTGGATGGGCGAGGCGCTTCCTGAAGGCTCGGCGGTCATGACGAGGAAGCCTCGGCTCTTCTACGTGCTTTCAGGGATCCCGAGCCGTGTCTTCCCCTTCGACGACGATCCAGCGGTGCAGCTTACAGAAGCCGACCGACTCGGCGCGCGCTATCTGCTGCTCGATCATTGGGACGGGCTTGCGGGGCGGTACGTGGGGGGTGCGCTCCAACGGTATCCGCAGGCGTTCTGTTCGGTGCGGGCGTTTGGGACCGCCGAAGCACCTACGTACCTGATTGGTGTCCGCCCCCCTGCCGAGCGCGGCTTCGGGGCGCCGAGCAGGGGCGACGTGCAGATCGACGGCTGCACGACCGACTTCGCCTTGGCTGGCGCGCCGGGCGTGGGTTACTCGTCGTCGACCTCGATGCGGATTCCGTTGCTCGACCGGCTGGACCCATAG